A single window of Coffea eugenioides isolate CCC68of chromosome 7, Ceug_1.0, whole genome shotgun sequence DNA harbors:
- the LOC113778262 gene encoding 2-(3-amino-3-carboxypropyl)histidine synthase subunit 2-like, giving the protein MDFENYYEITRVAGFIHAHNFSRVALQFPDELLKDSRKVVSALRHLLQNSDESHGTAKLYVMADTTYGSCCVDEVGAAHVKADCVIHYGHTCLSPTTTIPAFCVFGKAPLKASNCAESLYNYTVKGGKPILVLFGLEYAHAMPDIKEALNVEAVRFHDSNSGFQIHFANVTNSVITPSTSMKLENRHLMLNGDQDNNEDSSQKTDTKFRLGGLGWSLPEGHRMEDYLLFWIGLDNSAFTNFILTFNSCEIVRYDAIEGCLKTDVSQQAKILKRRYYLVEKAKDANMVGILVGTLGVAGYLDMIHQMTELVTRAGKKAYTFLMGKPNPAKLANFPECDVFIYVSCAQTALLDSKEFLAPIITPFEALIAFNRGSQWTGAYSMEFQDVVASQPAEVEDEAESRFSFFQGGYVEDFKLQEGKEEKDAVLSLVNVTEKALLLQNKDSELLSRRDAKSGAEFFAARSYQGLEIHSSDSFPELFLIGRAGKTSGYEDEQSK; this is encoded by the exons ATggattttgaaaattattacgAAATTACCCGCGTCGCCGGCTTCATTCACGCCCATAACTTCTCCAGAGTCGCCTTACAG tTTCCAGATGAGCTCCTGAAAGATTCAAGGAAAGTTGTGAGTGCTCTCCGGCATCTTCTTCAGAATTCCGACGAGTCACATGGAACCGCTAAGTTGTACGTGATGGCCGACACCACCTACGGCAGCTGCTGCGTGGACGAGGTCGGAGCTGCTCATGTTAAAGCTGACTGCGTTATTCATTACGGTCACACTTGCCTCAGCCC GACAACCACAATTCCAGCTTTTTGTGTTTTCGGCAAGGCTCCACTTAAGGCATCTAATTGTGCTGAAAGTTTATACAATTATACTGTAAAAGGTGGCAAGCCTATTCTG GTTCTTTTTGGGCTAGAATATGCTCATGCGATGCCGGATATAAAAGAGGCACTAAATGTTGAAGCAGTGAGGTTTCATGACTCCAACTCAGGATTTCAGATACATTTTGCTAATGTTACTAATTCAGTTATAACTCCATCCACATCTATGAAATTGGAAAATCGACATTTAATGTTGAATGGCGACCAGGATAACAATGAAGATTCTTCTCAGAAGACTGATACAAAATTTAGACTAGGTGGTTTGGGTTGGAGTTTACCTGAGGGACACAGGATGGAGGATTATTTGCTGTTCTGGATTGGTTTAGACAACTCGGCTTTCACAAACTTCATATTAACGTTTAATAGTTGTGAAATAG TCAGATATGATGCAATTGAAGGTTGCTTGAAGACTGATGTATCTCAGCAGGCAAAAATTCTCAAGCGCAG GTATTATCTAGTTGAAAAAGCGAAGGATGCAAACATGGTTGGGATCTTGGTCGGAACTCTTGGAGTTG CTGGTTATCTGGATATGATTCATCAAATGACAGAATTAGTGACTAGAGCTGGGAAAAAGGCATATACCTTTCTTATGGGAAAGCCAAATCCTGCAAAATTAGCTAATTTTCCTGAG TGTGATGTTTTCATCTATGTATCCTGTGCTCAAACGGCTCTCTTGGATAGCAAGGAGTTTTTAGCTCCTATAATCACTCCTTTTGAAGCTTTGATAGCTTTCAACAG GGGCAGTCAGTGGACCGGAGCTTACTCAATGGAATTTCAGGATGTGGTTGCTTCCCAGCCTGCAGAAGTAGAAGATGAGGCAGAATCacgtttttctttctttcaggGTGGATATGTTGAAGATTTTAAATTGCAAG AGGGGAAGGAGGAAAAGGATGCAGTTCTCTCCCTGGTAAATGTCACAGAGAAGGCTTTGCTGCTCCAAAACAAGGACTCTGAGCTGTTGTCAAGAAGAGATGCTAAATCTGGAGCTGAGTTTTTTGCAGCTCGATCATATCAAGGTCTTGAAATCCATAGCAGTGACTCTTTTCCAGAGCTGTTTTTAATTGGTAGAGCAGGGAAGACATCTGGATATGAGGATGAACAAAGCAAATGA